One stretch of Juglans microcarpa x Juglans regia isolate MS1-56 chromosome 3D, Jm3101_v1.0, whole genome shotgun sequence DNA includes these proteins:
- the LOC121256363 gene encoding probable serine/threonine-protein kinase PIX7, with translation MGLGGENGKVESWGVGKSKGGKKKKKEVEEMGEEEIGCWVRLRFLGNCISSRSKVDSSSSGTTANYAESKSTNDTSRDQPAAPIVSSSTTSNAESNSSTSKLEEELKVASRLRKFSFNDLKLATRNFRPESLLGEGGFGCVFKGWIEENGTAPVKPGTGLTVAVKTLNHDGLQGHKEWLAEVNFLSDLVHPNLVKLVGYCIEDDQRLLVYEFMPRGSLENHLFRRSLPLPWSIRMKIALGAAKGLSFLHEEAERPVIYRDFKTSNILLDADYNAKLSDFGLAKDGPEGDKTHVSTRVMGTYGYAAPEYVMTGHLTSRSDVYSFGVVLLEMLTGRRSMDKNRPNGEHNLVEWARPYLGERRRFYRLIDPRLEGHFSIKGAQKAAQLAAHCLSRDPKVRPLMSEVVEALKPLPNLKDMASSSYYFQTMQADRIGSPNARNGTRTQGGSFSRNGQQQRSLSMNGSHASPYHHQYPHQSPKPIGKP, from the exons ATGGGATTGGGTGGTGAGAATGGAAAGGTGGAGAGTTGGGGGGTGGGCAAATCGAAGggtgggaagaagaaaaagaaggaggTGGAAGAAATGGGAGAGGAGGAGATTGGGTGTTGGGTTAGGCTGAGGTTCCTTGGGAACTGCATTTCTTCAAGATCCAAAGTCGATAGCTCAAGCAGTGGGACCACTGCTAATTATG CTGAAAGTAAATCAACGAATGATACAAGCAGAGACCAACCGGCAGCTCCAATAGTTTCTTCCTCTACCACAAGCAATGCGGAAAGTAATTCGTCCACTTCCAAACTTGAAGAGGAGCTTAAAGTTGCTTCTCGTCTGCGGAAATTCTCATTTAATGATCTCAAGTTGGCAACAAGAAATTTTAGACCTGAGAGTCTTCTTGGTGAAGGTGGTTTTGGTTGTGTGTTCAAGGGGTGGATTGAAGAAAATGGAACTGCTCCTGTGAAACCTGGTACTGGGCTTACCGTTGCTGTTAAAACTCTCAACCATGATGGGCTTCAGGGTCATAAAGAATGGCTG GCTGAAGTAAATTTTCTCAGTGATCTTGTTCATCCTAACCTGGTCAAACTTGTTGGTTATTGCATTGAAGATGACCAAAGGTTGCTAGTGTATGAATTCATGCCTCGAGGGAGCTTGGAAAACCATCTATTTAGAA GGTCCTTGCCTCTGCCATGGTCCATTAGAATGAAAATTGCACTAGGTGCTGCGAAgggtctttcttttcttcatgagGAAGCAGAAAGGCCTGTTATATATCGTGATTTTAAAACCTCCAACATCCTTTTAGATGCA GACTACAATGCGAAGCTATCTGATTTTGGACTCGCCAAAGATGGTCCTGAGGGAGACAAAACCCATGTTTCTACCCGTGTGATGGGAACCTATGGTTACGCAGCCCCAGAATATGTCATGACAG GACATCTTACTTCAAGGAGTGACGTGTACAGCTTTGGTGTGGTTTTACTTGAAATGCTGACTGGAAGAAGATCCATGGACAAAAACCGACCAAATGGAGAACATAATCTTGTGGAATGGGCACGGCCATATCTAGGGGAGAGAAGAAGATTCTACCGGTTGATAGATCCCCGGCTTGAAGGTCACTTCTCAATTAAAGGAGCCCAAAAAGCAGCACAACTAGCTGCCCACTGCCTTAGTCGGGATCCAAAAGTCAGACCCCTAATGAGTGAAGTTGTTGAAGCCTTGAAACCTCTGCCAAACCTCAAGGACATGGCAAGCTCATCATATTATTTCCAGACTATGCAAGCTGACCGCATTGGATCCCCAAATGCTAGAAATGGCACCCGAACACAGGGAGGATCCTTTTCAAGGAATGGGCAGCAGCAGAGGAGCCTTTCCATGAACGGTTCCCATGCTTCACCATATCACCATCAGTATCCTCACCAATCGCCAAAACCCATTGGTAAACCATAG
- the LOC121256362 gene encoding uncharacterized protein LOC121256362, with protein MKVAAITKPVKNLWGRSEKSMTTSTMFSYCFSSTIKPASHSSVFQPSLRSISSPSFHLRPKSRNFISLNESSSFPGNSISIKTRNLCVVSASKSDNGSQESSFQGAESFFRSVLESMEKVYLNRNPTAKQILELVQSVDSNRICYDHLAFRTFGVNGYGIDSMAKFFLDFGYEPRDELRFPAKKLKALWFSPPSVPLPDGGSGTNGPLPRIFISELLVDQMSTQTQEIIRKYTDISSCGNEHAALASALGSLTWEKPLFSEFQQLARESEYAAWTLVNGYALNHATISTHQLKFHLRNIKNLNRFIEDNGFKLNSEGGVLKVSPDGLLLQSSTVADSVSFQFSDGITELVPCSYIEFAERLVLPQYKNIPEKEVKEFHRRDGFEVGNADKIFESTSKEQLTRRAA; from the exons ATGAAGGTGGCCGCAATTACAAAACCAGTGAAAAATTTGTGGGGTCGCTCGGAGAAATCCATGACAACTTCCACCATGTTCTCCTACTGCTTCTCATCGACGATCAAACCCGCTTCTCACTCCTCGGTTTTCCAACCATCCCTCCGCTCTATCAGCTCTCCGTCCTTTCATCTCCGACCCAAATCTCGGAACTTCATTTCCCTCAATGAATCTTCGTCGTTCCCCGGAAATTCAATCTCCATTAAGACACGAAATCTCTGCGTCGTTTCCGCCTCTAAATCGGACAATGGATCGCAAGAATCTTCCTTTCAG GGAGCTGAGTCATTTTTTAGGAGCGTGCTGGAAAGCATGGAAAAGGTGTACTTAAACAGGAACCCCACAGCAAAACAAATATTAGAGCTTGTTCAATCTGTCGACAGCAACCGAATTTGCTATGATCATTTGGCATTTAGAACATTCGGG GTGAACGGTTATGGTATTGACTCGATGGCTAAATTTTTCCTTGATTTTGGCTATGAGCCACGGGACGAGTTGAGGtttcctgcaaagaaattgaaagcGCTGTGGTTTTCGCCTCCCAGTGTTCCTCTTCCTGATGGTGGTAGTGGCACCAATGGGCCTTTGCCAAGAATTTTTATATCAGAGCTTCTTGTAGATCAGATGAGTACGCAAACTCAG GAAATAATTAGGAAATACACTGATATATCCAGTTGTGGAAATGAACATGCAGCTCTTGCAAGTGCTCTGGGATCTCTAACTTGGGAAAAACCTCTGTTTTCCGAGTTCCAACAATTGGCAAG GGAAAGTGAATATGCTGCTTGGACCCTTGTCAACGGGTATGCACTGAACCATGCTACTATTTCCACTCATCAGCTCAAATTTCACTtgagaaatataaaaaaccTCAATCGGTTTATTGAAGACAATGGGTTCAAGTTAAATTCTGAAGGGGGAGTTCTGAAAG TGAGCCCCGATGGCCTTCTGCTGCAAAGTTCTACGGTAGCAGATTCGGTTTCTTTCCAGTTTTCTGATGGTATCACTGAATTAGTTCCCTGTTCATACATTGAGTTTGCGGAACGCCTGGTACTGcctcaatataaaaatatacctGAAAAAGAG GTTAAAGAGTTCCACAGGCGAGATGGATTTGAGGTTGGAAATGCTGACAAGATCTTTGAAAGCACATCCAAGGAGCAGCTGACCAGGAGGGCTGCATGA